The following proteins are encoded in a genomic region of Cryptomeria japonica chromosome 11, Sugi_1.0, whole genome shotgun sequence:
- the LOC131051368 gene encoding protein ALTERED PHOSPHATE STARVATION RESPONSE 1, with the protein MGCASSSLDNEEKVARCKKRKKLMKQAVDARNEFAKAQMCYLLALRNTGATLRQFAEVESIELNRASSYNQFRHYRITLPPPPLPPPPPPPPLPPPTPPPHLYLQPTVVSPLHRSVSSNFSSIPDNLTDHRNNSSNKPSSPPKHSTASTQNWNSQHDSDIEAQTPPPPPSGQLSGWDFWDPFSDSSPAHVSEPRRSRQISEDGLKKQQQQQEQVNVEEEQWDETQTEFEDEQEVENINNRFPDKSPAIETDDNSSMISWYSKSTDLAMVLSRKKKNLVEIVKELDEYFLKASAGGKEVSRILETAKGFLDHNFGDSKMNSYQSAKVFSALSWSWSSKSPLAGRDSMEYQNIDESGRRGSHCSTLEKLHARERRLYEEVRSCELAKINQNKKMALLRNRESKGKDEKKIEKTRIAVAILQSQVLAAHQAVDTTSASIVNMRENELYPQLIELSEGLMRMWRSMYECHQVQSHIVQQINQLNSLPSTEATSDYHRQATIQLETEVTAWYNSFCSLIKSQRKYVQALNGWIKLSLPQPENLIEGNLGCYGPITVLLEEWHQALDRLPEKAASEAIKSFITVIHAMVVQQTDEQKHRRKSERLAKELEKKLASLQSLEKKYTNSTLGRPTATDTAGSGLRNSLAEKKAKIDAFTRKVQDEKFKHADSIRITRAMTLNNLQTSLPNVFQAMMGFSSVCMLQFEDVHSLTKSFRF; encoded by the exons ATGGGTTGTGCTTCTTCCAGCCTTGACAATGAAGAGAAAGTGGCAAGATGCAAGAAGAGAAAGAAACTGATGAAACAAGCAGTGGATGCTAGGAATGAGTTTGCAAAAGCACAAATGTGCTACTTGTTGGCATTGAGGAACACTGGTGCCACACTTAGACAATTTGCAGAAGTAGAATCAATTGAGCTTAACAGGGCTTCATCTTATAATCAGTTCCGTCATTATAGGATCACCTTGccacctcctcctcttcctccaccaccaccaccacctcctcttCCTCCACCAACACCTCCTCCCCACCTGTATTTGCAGCCTACTGTTGTCTCTCCCCTCCATAGATCTGTAAGTTCCAATTTTTCAAGCATCCCAGACAATCTGACAGATCATCGCAACAACAGTAGCAACAAACCATCATCTCCTCCCAAGCATTCAACGGCCTCAACACAGAACTGGAATTCCCAACATGATTCTGACATAGAAgcacaaactcctccaccaccaccttcAGGGCAGTTATCAGGATGGGACTTTTGGGACCCATTTAGCGACTCCTCTCCTGCTCATGTTTCTGAACCTAGAAGAAGCAGACAAATATCAGAAGATGGACTTAAGAAGCAGCAACAGCAGCAGGAGCAGGTGAACGTGGAAGAAGAACAATGGGATGAAACACAGACAGAATTTGAGGATGAACAGGAAGTGGAAAACATAAACAACAGGTTTCCTGATAAGTCTCCTGCCATAGAAACTGATGACAACTCTTCTATGATCAGTTGGTACAGTAAAAGCACTGATCTAGCGATGGTGCTTTCTAgaaagaagaagaatcttgtagAGATAGTCAAGGAGCTAGATGAGTATTTTCTGAAGGCTTCTGCAGGGGGTAAagaggtttcaaggattctggagaCAGCGAAGGGCTTTTTAGATCACAATTTTGGGGACTCCAAGA TGAACAGTTACCAATCTGCTAAAGTGTTCAGTGCCTTGTCTTGGTCTTGGTCTTCCAAATCACCTCTGGCTGGTAGAGATAGTATGGAATATCAGAACATTGATGAGTCAGGTAGGAGAGGAAGCCATTGCTCAACCTTGGAGAAACTTCATGCTCGGGAGAGGAGGCTTTATGAAGAAGTCAGG AGTTGTGAATTGGCAAAAATAAATCAGAATAAGAAAATGGCATTATTACGCAACCGGGAGTCAAAAGGAAAAGATGAGAAGAAGATTGAAAAAACAAGAATAGCGGTAGCTATACTGCAATCTCAAGTACTGGCTGCACACCAGGCTGTAGATACAACATCAGCATCAATTGTCAATATGAGGGAGAATGAATTGTACCCACAACTTATTGAACTATCAGAGGG GTTAATGCGAATGTGGAGGTCCATGTATGAGTGTCATCAAGTCCAAAGTCATATTGTGCAGCAAATCAATCAGCTGAACAGTCTTCCAAGCACAGAGGCCACGAGTGATTATCACAGGCAGGCAACTATACAGCTGGAAACTGAGGTCACTGCATGGTACAATAGCTTTTGTAGCTTGATTAAAAGCCAAAGAAAGTATGTGCAGGCTCTTAATGGGTGGATCAAACTTAGTCTTCCACAACCTGAGAATCTAATAGAAGGAAACTTAGGATGTTATGGGCCCATCACTGTGTTGTTGGAGGAATGGCATCAAGCACTTGACAGGTTGCCTGAAAAGGCAGCGTCTGAAGCTATCAAAAGTTTTATTACAGTTATCCATGCTATGGTAGTGCAGCAAACTGATGAACAAAAGCACAGGAGAAAATCAGAAAGGCTTGCTAAAGAGCTTGAAAAGAAATTGGCCTCCTTGCAGAGTCTGGAAAAGAAGTATACTAATTCTACCCTTGGCAGACCAACGGCAACAGATACTGCTGGCTCTGGTCTTAGAAACTCCTTGGCAGAGAAGAAGGCTAAAATTGATGCATTTACAAGGAAGGTTCAAGATGAGAAGTTCAAGCATGCGGATTCCATTCGAATTACGAGGGCCATGACCTTAAACAATCTGCAAACAAGCCTTCCAAATGTCTTCCAAGCAATGATGGGTTTCTCTAGTGTCTGCATGCTACAATTTGAGGATGTGCATAGCCTCACCAAGTCCTTTAGATTTTAA